In one window of Streptomyces sp. NBC_01224 DNA:
- a CDS encoding STAS domain-containing protein, producing the protein MHIRGDHAELVVGGRLDVRSAADARTALHSALDNGVGDLVLDLTELDSWDATGLGVIMGAHRRAGRAGRRLVLRGVPPQMQRLLVATRLHRILAIEGGIAADSLPRV; encoded by the coding sequence ATGCACATCAGGGGCGACCACGCCGAGCTGGTCGTCGGGGGCCGCCTCGACGTCCGAAGCGCGGCGGACGCCCGTACGGCCCTGCACTCGGCCCTCGACAACGGAGTCGGCGACCTGGTGCTCGACCTGACCGAGCTGGATTCCTGGGACGCCACCGGGCTCGGCGTCATCATGGGCGCACACCGCCGAGCCGGTCGGGCCGGACGACGGCTGGTGCTCCGTGGCGTGCCGCCGCAGATGCAGCGCCTGCTGGTGGCGACCCGGCTGCACCGCATTCTCGCCATCGAGGGCGGAATCGCCGCAGACTCCCTGCCGCGCGTGTAG
- a CDS encoding 3-hydroxyacyl-CoA dehydrogenase family protein produces the protein MARKLAVIGAGLMGSGIAQVSAQAGWDVVLRDVTDEALTRGRDGIKASYDRFVSKGKLEAADADAALARITTTTDLDAVADADVVVEAVFEKLEVKHEIFRALDKIVRGDAVLASNTSAIPITKIAAVTERPERVVGVHFFSPVPMMQLCELVRGYKTSDETLATAREFAESVGKTCIVVNRDVAGFVTTRLISALVVEAAKLYESGVATAEDIDIACKLGFGHAMGPLATADLTGVDILLHATSNIYTESQDEKFAAPELMRRMVDAGDIGRKSGQGFYTY, from the coding sequence GTGGCCAGGAAGCTCGCCGTCATCGGAGCCGGACTCATGGGATCCGGCATTGCGCAGGTCTCCGCCCAGGCAGGCTGGGACGTCGTGCTGCGTGATGTCACCGACGAGGCCCTGACCCGTGGCCGTGACGGCATCAAGGCCTCGTACGACAGGTTCGTCTCCAAGGGGAAGCTGGAGGCGGCCGACGCCGATGCCGCGCTGGCCCGCATCACCACCACCACCGACCTCGACGCGGTCGCCGACGCGGATGTCGTCGTCGAGGCCGTCTTCGAGAAGCTCGAGGTCAAGCACGAGATCTTCCGGGCCCTCGACAAGATCGTCCGGGGCGACGCCGTCCTCGCCTCCAACACCTCCGCGATCCCGATCACCAAGATCGCGGCCGTGACGGAGCGCCCCGAGCGCGTCGTCGGTGTGCACTTCTTCTCGCCGGTTCCGATGATGCAGCTCTGCGAACTCGTACGCGGCTACAAGACCAGCGACGAAACCCTTGCCACTGCACGGGAGTTCGCCGAGTCCGTCGGCAAGACCTGCATCGTCGTCAACCGTGACGTGGCCGGCTTCGTCACCACCCGGCTGATCTCGGCGCTCGTCGTGGAGGCTGCCAAGCTCTACGAGTCGGGCGTCGCCACGGCAGAGGACATCGACATCGCCTGCAAGCTGGGCTTCGGCCACGCCATGGGCCCCCTGGCCACGGCGGACCTGACCGGGGTCGACATCCTGCTGCACGCCACGAGCAACATCTACACCGAGTCCCAGGACGAGAAGTTCGCCGCACCGGAGCTGATGCGCCGGATGGTGGATGCAGGTGACATCGGCCGCAAGAGCGGGCAGGGCTTCTACACGTACTGA
- a CDS encoding ABC transporter permease — protein MLLQDTALIFGRYARQTLRSKFQILFGVLMPLLHLLLFGPLLTNLPLGSRGSSWQVLVPGLLLQLSLFGGLFSGFSIIVEKNYGVVERMRVSPVSRLALLLGRVLRDAALFVFQAVLLILAALLMGLRAPLAGVLVGFAFVALLTVSLGSLSYAVALKVERPQEFGPIVNSVSMPSMLLSGLMLPMALAPGWLDVLSHFMPLRYPVDAIRDAYIGQYATASMLYGALVALGFAALAVTVGTRVFRRAGA, from the coding sequence ATGCTCTTGCAGGACACCGCGCTGATCTTCGGGCGCTACGCCCGCCAGACCCTGCGCTCCAAATTCCAGATCCTCTTCGGCGTGCTGATGCCGCTGCTCCACCTCCTGCTGTTCGGACCGCTCCTGACCAACCTGCCCCTGGGGTCGCGCGGCAGTTCCTGGCAGGTGCTCGTGCCCGGGCTGCTGCTTCAACTCAGCTTGTTCGGCGGCCTGTTCTCGGGATTCTCGATCATCGTCGAGAAGAACTACGGGGTCGTGGAACGGATGCGCGTCTCGCCCGTCAGCCGTCTCGCGCTGCTGCTGGGCCGGGTGCTGCGGGATGCCGCTCTGTTCGTCTTCCAGGCGGTGCTGCTGATTCTCGCCGCGCTGCTCATGGGCCTGCGGGCGCCGCTTGCCGGGGTGCTCGTCGGGTTCGCGTTCGTCGCCCTGCTGACCGTCTCCCTCGGCTCCCTGTCGTACGCGGTGGCGCTGAAGGTCGAGCGGCCGCAGGAGTTCGGCCCGATCGTGAATTCGGTCTCCATGCCGTCGATGCTGCTGTCGGGCCTGATGCTGCCGATGGCCCTCGCGCCCGGCTGGCTGGACGTCCTCTCCCATTTCATGCCGCTGCGCTATCCGGTGGACGCGATCCGGGACGCGTACATCGGTCAGTACGCCACCGCCTCCATGCTGTACGGCGCCCTGGTCGCCCTCGGCTTCGCGGCACTCGCCGTGACGGTGGGCACACGTGTCTTCCGCAGGGCCGGTGCGTAA
- a CDS encoding cob(I)yrinic acid a,c-diamide adenosyltransferase, producing the protein MVNLTRIYTRTGDQGTTALGDMSRTAKTDLRISAYADTNEANAVIGTAIALGQLSEDVVKVLVRVQNDLFDVGADLSTPVVEDPKYPPLRVEQSYVDKLEADCDHFLEQLEKLRSFILPGGTPGAALLHQACTVVRRAERSTWAALEVHGEVMNALTATYLNRLSDLLFILARTANKEVGDVLWVPGGER; encoded by the coding sequence ATGGTCAATCTGACACGTATCTACACCCGCACCGGCGATCAGGGCACCACCGCCCTGGGCGACATGAGCCGGACCGCCAAGACCGATCTGCGGATCTCCGCGTACGCCGACACCAATGAGGCCAATGCCGTCATCGGTACGGCGATCGCGCTCGGGCAGCTCTCCGAGGATGTCGTGAAGGTCCTCGTCCGCGTGCAGAACGACCTGTTCGACGTGGGCGCGGATCTGTCGACGCCGGTCGTCGAGGACCCGAAGTATCCACCACTGCGGGTCGAGCAGAGTTACGTCGACAAGCTGGAGGCGGACTGCGACCACTTCCTGGAGCAACTGGAGAAGCTGCGCAGCTTCATCCTTCCGGGCGGTACGCCGGGGGCGGCGCTGCTGCACCAGGCGTGCACGGTGGTCCGGCGTGCGGAGCGGTCCACGTGGGCGGCCCTGGAGGTGCACGGTGAGGTGATGAACGCGCTGACGGCGACGTACCTCAACCGCCTCTCCGACCTGCTGTTCATCCTCGCGAGGACGGCGAACAAGGAGGTCGGCGACGTGCTGTGGGTACCTGGCGGCGAGCGGTAA
- a CDS encoding sensor histidine kinase yields the protein MLPYARPHRHDVLIAAIGLCGGLFLWMLGLHMQGNRTFVAPWLSLLPLAVVSVLELVRRTAPQTALVIGTLALVADQFTVGNLATVMMFTDLMYAAVLYGTPAAARRIPVTTFLITVAVTIGFLAWFRNPQALLIGVLTGVVSFGPAITGVSVRNHRDAAETARLRADQTALLAEMDRTQAVTAERTRMARELHDMVANHLSAIAIHSTAALSIDDPDTSREALGVIRENSVDGLAEMRRLIGLLRAGGATPEPSASPTLASLDALVEQTRTNAASSGLTCTFEDTRGDQGPLPAPVELATYRIVQESLTNALKHAAPGPVVVRIGRAGQLFTVEVSSVYGHRPGPRAPGSGAGLVGMRERVALLGGEIEAGPVSTGDRTKIWRVRAELPVEEGTVRA from the coding sequence GTGCTCCCCTACGCCCGCCCGCACCGCCACGACGTGCTCATCGCTGCCATCGGTCTCTGCGGCGGTCTTTTCCTGTGGATGCTCGGGCTGCACATGCAGGGCAACCGGACCTTCGTCGCCCCCTGGCTCTCCCTGCTGCCGCTCGCCGTCGTCTCGGTGCTCGAACTGGTCCGTCGGACCGCCCCACAGACGGCGCTGGTCATCGGCACACTCGCGCTGGTCGCCGACCAGTTCACGGTCGGGAATCTGGCGACGGTCATGATGTTCACGGATCTGATGTACGCGGCCGTGCTGTACGGGACACCGGCCGCCGCCCGACGCATCCCGGTGACCACCTTCCTGATCACGGTCGCGGTCACCATCGGGTTCCTGGCGTGGTTCCGCAACCCCCAGGCGCTGCTCATCGGCGTCCTCACCGGGGTGGTCTCGTTCGGGCCCGCGATCACAGGGGTCAGCGTCCGCAACCACCGCGACGCCGCGGAGACCGCCAGGCTGCGCGCCGATCAGACCGCGCTGCTGGCCGAGATGGACCGTACCCAGGCGGTGACCGCCGAGCGCACCCGGATGGCCCGTGAGCTGCACGACATGGTGGCGAACCATCTCTCCGCAATCGCCATCCACTCCACCGCCGCCCTCTCCATCGACGACCCCGACACCTCGCGCGAGGCTCTGGGGGTGATCCGGGAGAACAGCGTCGACGGTCTCGCCGAGATGCGCCGGCTGATCGGGCTGCTCCGCGCCGGCGGCGCCACCCCGGAGCCGAGCGCCTCGCCGACGCTCGCCTCGCTGGACGCACTGGTCGAGCAGACCCGCACGAACGCCGCGTCGAGCGGACTGACCTGCACCTTCGAGGACACCCGCGGCGATCAGGGCCCGTTGCCCGCGCCGGTCGAGCTGGCCACCTACCGTATCGTCCAGGAGTCCCTGACGAACGCGCTCAAGCATGCCGCTCCCGGCCCGGTCGTGGTACGGATCGGGCGGGCCGGGCAGCTGTTCACGGTCGAGGTCAGCAGTGTGTACGGCCACCGTCCGGGACCGCGCGCACCCGGATCGGGGGCCGGCCTGGTGGGGATGCGGGAGAGAGTGGCGCTGCTGGGCGGAGAGATCGAGGCGGGTCCGGTGAGCACCGGCGACCGGACGAAGATCTGGCGGGTACGGGCCGAACTGCCCGTGGAGGAAGGAACCGTGAGGGCATGA
- a CDS encoding response regulator transcription factor: MTIRVVVAEDQSAVRAGLVLILRSAPDIEVVGEAGDGEEAVRLARELRPDLVLMDIQMPRLDGVSATRQVVAEQLTDVLMLTTFDLDEYVFGALRAGAAGFLLKNADAHDLLEAVRTVARGEGMIAPAVTRRLIAEFAGTIPVRPASAPDPAVLHALTRREREVLGCLGAGLSNAEIAVRLSMAEATVKTHVSRVLGKLQLRSRVQAAVLAQELGI, translated from the coding sequence ATGACGATCCGGGTTGTGGTCGCCGAGGACCAGTCGGCCGTCCGTGCGGGGCTGGTGCTCATTCTGCGCAGTGCGCCGGACATCGAAGTCGTCGGCGAGGCCGGGGACGGTGAGGAGGCGGTGCGCCTGGCCCGCGAACTACGGCCGGACCTGGTGCTGATGGACATTCAGATGCCGCGCCTCGACGGGGTGTCGGCGACCAGGCAGGTGGTGGCCGAGCAGCTCACGGATGTGCTGATGCTGACGACGTTCGATCTGGACGAATACGTCTTCGGGGCACTGCGGGCGGGAGCGGCGGGCTTTCTGCTGAAGAACGCCGATGCACACGATCTGCTCGAAGCGGTGCGCACGGTGGCGCGCGGCGAGGGGATGATCGCCCCCGCCGTGACGCGCCGCCTGATCGCGGAGTTCGCCGGAACCATCCCCGTACGGCCTGCGAGCGCGCCCGACCCTGCGGTGCTCCATGCACTCACCCGGAGGGAGCGGGAGGTGCTGGGGTGTCTCGGCGCGGGGCTGTCGAATGCCGAGATCGCGGTCCGCCTCTCGATGGCCGAGGCGACCGTGAAGACGCACGTCAGCAGAGTGCTGGGCAAACTGCAGCTACGCAGCCGCGTCCAGGCGGCGGTACTGGCACAGGAGTTGGGCATCTGA
- a CDS encoding glycoside hydrolase family 18 chitinase, translating into MSTETPLRRARFRLGNGRATRSRAVAGLTALLLPLAAMVGLASPAEAATSATATYLKKSDWGSGFEGQWTVKNTGTTALSSWTIEWDFPSGTTVSSAWDATVTSSGTHWTAKNVGWNGSVAPGASVSFGFNGTGSGAPTGCKLNGASCDGGSVPGDNAPSAPGTPTASSITDTSAKLSWTAATDDHGIKNYDVLRDGAVIATVTGTTYTNTGLTAGTDYSYTVQARDTADQTGPVSGAVKVHTTGGGGNPDPGTGGKVNLGYFTDWGVYGRNYHVKNLDTSGSAAKITHINYAFGNVTGGKCAIGDAYADYDMAYTADKSVDGVADTWDQPLRGSFNQLRKLKAKYPNIKVLWSFGGWTWSGGFGEAAKNPAAFAQSCYNLVEDPRWADVFDGIDIDWEYPNACGLTCDTSGPAALKGITSALRTKFGNNNLVTAAITADASTGGKIDATDYAGAAQSLDWYNVMTYDFFGAWDAKGPTAPHSPLTSYSGIPQAGFNSADAIAKLKAQGVPASKLLLGIGFYGRGWTGVTQDAPGGTATGAAPGTYEAGIEDYKVLKTSCPATGTIAGTAYARCGTNWWSYDTPATIASKMTWAKGQGLGGAFFWEFSGDTTNGELVSAINNGLK; encoded by the coding sequence TTGAGCACTGAAACCCCCCTACGCCGGGCCCGATTCAGACTCGGGAACGGAAGAGCCACCAGATCCAGAGCGGTCGCGGGCCTCACCGCACTGCTTCTCCCGCTCGCCGCGATGGTCGGCCTGGCCTCCCCCGCCGAAGCCGCCACCTCGGCAACCGCCACGTACCTCAAGAAGTCCGACTGGGGCAGCGGCTTCGAGGGCCAGTGGACGGTGAAGAACACCGGCACCACCGCCCTCTCCTCCTGGACCATCGAGTGGGACTTCCCCTCGGGCACCACGGTCAGTTCCGCCTGGGACGCCACCGTCACCAGCTCCGGAACCCACTGGACCGCCAAGAACGTCGGCTGGAACGGCTCGGTCGCACCGGGCGCCAGCGTCTCCTTCGGCTTCAACGGCACCGGCTCCGGCGCCCCCACCGGCTGCAAGCTGAACGGCGCCTCCTGCGACGGCGGCAGCGTCCCCGGCGACAACGCCCCCTCGGCGCCGGGCACCCCCACCGCGAGCTCCATCACCGACACCTCGGCCAAACTGAGCTGGACCGCCGCGACCGACGACCACGGCATCAAGAACTACGACGTCCTGCGCGACGGCGCCGTCATCGCCACGGTCACCGGTACGACGTACACCAACACCGGTCTCACCGCGGGCACCGACTACTCGTACACCGTGCAGGCCCGTGACACCGCCGACCAGACCGGACCGGTCAGCGGCGCGGTCAAGGTCCACACCACCGGTGGCGGCGGCAACCCCGACCCCGGCACCGGCGGCAAGGTCAACCTCGGTTATTTCACCGACTGGGGTGTCTACGGCCGGAATTACCACGTCAAGAACCTGGACACCTCGGGTTCGGCCGCGAAGATCACGCACATCAACTACGCCTTCGGGAATGTGACCGGCGGCAAGTGCGCAATCGGTGACGCCTACGCCGACTACGACATGGCGTACACCGCCGACAAGTCCGTCGACGGCGTCGCCGACACCTGGGACCAGCCGCTGCGCGGCAGCTTCAACCAGCTGCGCAAGCTCAAGGCGAAGTACCCGAACATCAAGGTCCTGTGGTCCTTCGGCGGCTGGACCTGGTCCGGCGGCTTCGGTGAGGCCGCGAAGAACCCGGCCGCGTTCGCCCAGTCCTGCTACAACCTGGTCGAGGACCCCCGCTGGGCCGATGTCTTCGACGGCATCGACATCGACTGGGAGTATCCCAACGCCTGTGGTCTGACCTGCGACACCAGCGGTCCGGCCGCCCTGAAGGGAATCACCTCGGCGCTGCGCACCAAGTTCGGCAACAACAACCTGGTGACGGCCGCCATCACCGCCGACGCCTCCACCGGTGGCAAGATCGACGCCACCGACTACGCGGGCGCCGCCCAGTCCCTGGACTGGTACAACGTGATGACGTACGACTTCTTCGGCGCCTGGGACGCGAAGGGCCCGACCGCCCCGCACTCCCCGCTCACCTCCTACAGCGGCATCCCGCAGGCCGGCTTCAACTCCGCCGACGCCATCGCCAAGCTGAAGGCCCAGGGCGTCCCGGCCTCGAAGCTGCTGCTCGGCATCGGTTTCTACGGCCGCGGCTGGACCGGCGTCACCCAGGACGCGCCCGGCGGCACCGCCACCGGTGCGGCCCCCGGTACGTACGAAGCGGGCATCGAGGACTACAAGGTCCTGAAGACCAGTTGCCCGGCCACCGGCACGATCGCCGGTACGGCGTACGCACGCTGCGGCACCAACTGGTGGAGCTACGACACCCCGGCCACCATCGCGTCCAAGATGACCTGGGCGAAGGGCCAGGGCCTGGGAGGCGCGTTCTTCTGGGAGTTCAGTGGTGACACCACCAACGGTGAACTCGTGAGCGCGATCAACAACGGTCTGAAGTAA
- a CDS encoding DUF2550 domain-containing protein, translating to MFLALWVGGLVVALIAVGLFVFGLRRRLIQRSGGTFDCSLRWNVPEEPDLSGKGWVYGVARYSGDRIDWFRVFSYAPRPRRVLERSAIEVVARRLPEGEEELALLSDAVVLGCLHGGTRLELAMSEDALTGFLAWLEAAPPGQRVNVA from the coding sequence ATGTTCCTCGCGCTGTGGGTGGGCGGGCTGGTCGTCGCGCTGATCGCGGTTGGTCTCTTCGTCTTCGGTCTGCGCCGGCGGCTGATTCAGCGCTCCGGTGGGACCTTCGACTGCAGCCTGCGATGGAATGTGCCGGAGGAACCCGATCTCTCGGGCAAGGGCTGGGTGTACGGGGTCGCCCGGTACAGCGGCGACCGGATCGACTGGTTCCGGGTCTTCTCGTACGCTCCTCGCCCCCGCCGGGTCCTGGAGCGTTCCGCGATCGAGGTGGTCGCCCGTCGACTGCCCGAGGGCGAGGAGGAACTGGCGCTCCTGTCCGATGCCGTGGTGCTCGGCTGTCTCCATGGTGGGACCCGCCTGGAGCTGGCCATGAGCGAGGACGCGCTGACCGGATTCCTTGCCTGGCTGGAGGCGGCTCCGCCCGGCCAGAGGGTGAACGTGGCCTGA
- a CDS encoding F0F1 ATP synthase subunit epsilon: MAAELHVELVAADRSVWSGEATLVVARTTSGDIGVMPGHQPLLGVLESGPVTIRTSDGGTVVAAVHGGFISFADDKLSLLAEIAELADEIDVQRAERALERAKSDTDAASERRAEVRLRAVAVR, from the coding sequence TTGGCTGCTGAGCTGCACGTCGAGCTGGTCGCCGCGGACCGCAGTGTCTGGTCCGGCGAGGCCACCCTGGTCGTCGCGCGCACCACGTCCGGCGACATCGGCGTCATGCCCGGTCACCAGCCGCTTCTGGGTGTGCTGGAATCGGGCCCGGTGACGATCCGTACGAGCGACGGCGGGACCGTGGTCGCCGCTGTGCACGGCGGTTTCATCTCGTTCGCGGACGACAAGCTCTCGCTGCTCGCGGAGATCGCGGAGCTGGCGGACGAGATCGATGTCCAGCGCGCCGAGCGTGCGCTGGAGCGTGCGAAGTCGGACACAGACGCCGCCTCCGAGCGGCGCGCCGAAGTGCGACTGCGTGCGGTGGCGGTGCGCTAG
- the atpD gene encoding F0F1 ATP synthase subunit beta, whose amino-acid sequence MTTTVETAVATGRVARVIGPVVDVEFPVDAMPEIYNALTVEVADPAEDGKLKKLTLEVAQHLGDGVIRAISMQPTDGLVRQAPVTDTGAGITVPVGDITKGKVFNTLGEILNKPEASAEVTERWPIHRKAPSFDQLESKTEMFETGVKVIDLLTPYVKGGKIGLFGGAGVGKTVLIQEMIYRVANNHDGVSVFAGVGERTREGNDLIEEMSDSGVIDKTALVFGQMDEPPGTRLRVALAGLTMAEYFRDVQKQDVLFFIDNIFRYTQAGSEVSTLLGRMPSAVGYQPNLADEMGLLQERITSTRGHSITSMQAIYVPADDLTDPAPATTFAHLDATTVLSRPISEKGIYPAVDPLDSTSRILDPRYIAQDHYDTAMRVKGILQKYKDLQDIIAILGMDELGEEDKLTVFRARRIERFLSQNTHVAKQFTGVDGSDVPLDESIAAFNAIADGEYDHFPEQAFFMCGGIEDLKANAKELGVS is encoded by the coding sequence ATGACGACCACAGTTGAGACGGCCGTTGCCACGGGCCGCGTCGCCCGGGTCATCGGCCCGGTCGTCGACGTGGAGTTCCCCGTCGACGCGATGCCGGAGATCTACAACGCGCTGACCGTCGAGGTGGCCGACCCGGCCGAGGACGGCAAGCTCAAGAAGCTGACGCTCGAGGTCGCCCAGCACCTCGGTGACGGTGTGATCCGCGCGATCTCGATGCAGCCCACCGACGGTCTGGTCCGCCAGGCCCCGGTGACCGACACGGGCGCCGGTATCACGGTTCCCGTCGGCGACATCACCAAGGGCAAGGTGTTCAACACCCTTGGCGAGATCCTGAACAAGCCCGAGGCCTCGGCCGAGGTCACCGAGCGCTGGCCGATCCACCGCAAGGCGCCCAGCTTCGACCAGCTCGAGTCCAAGACCGAGATGTTCGAGACCGGCGTCAAGGTCATCGACCTTCTCACCCCGTACGTCAAGGGTGGAAAGATCGGCCTGTTCGGTGGTGCCGGTGTCGGCAAGACCGTTCTGATCCAGGAAATGATCTACCGCGTCGCCAACAACCACGACGGTGTGTCGGTGTTCGCGGGCGTCGGTGAGCGTACCCGTGAGGGCAACGACCTCATCGAGGAAATGTCCGACTCGGGCGTCATCGACAAGACGGCGCTTGTCTTCGGTCAGATGGACGAGCCGCCGGGCACGCGTCTTCGTGTGGCGCTGGCCGGTCTGACCATGGCGGAGTACTTCCGTGATGTGCAGAAGCAGGACGTGCTCTTCTTCATCGACAACATCTTCCGGTACACCCAGGCCGGCTCCGAGGTGTCCACCCTGCTCGGCCGTATGCCGTCCGCGGTGGGTTACCAGCCGAACCTGGCCGACGAGATGGGTCTGCTGCAGGAGCGCATCACGTCGACCCGCGGTCACTCGATCACCTCGATGCAGGCGATCTACGTCCCCGCGGACGACCTGACCGACCCGGCCCCGGCCACCACCTTCGCCCACCTCGACGCGACGACGGTTCTCTCCCGTCCGATCTCCGAGAAGGGCATCTACCCGGCCGTGGACCCGCTGGACTCCACGTCCCGGATCCTGGACCCGCGTTACATCGCGCAGGACCACTACGACACCGCCATGCGGGTCAAGGGAATCCTGCAGAAGTACAAGGACCTCCAGGACATCATCGCCATTCTCGGTATGGACGAGCTCGGCGAGGAGGACAAGCTCACGGTCTTCCGCGCCCGTCGCATCGAGCGCTTCCTGTCCCAGAACACCCACGTCGCCAAGCAGTTCACGGGCGTGGACGGTTCGGACGTTCCGCTCGACGAGTCGATCGCCGCGTTCAACGCGATCGCCGACGGTGAGTACGACCACTTCCCGGAGCAGGCGTTCTTCATGTGCGGTGGCATCGAGGACCTCAAGGCCAACGCCAAGGAGCTCGGCGTCTCCTGA
- a CDS encoding F0F1 ATP synthase subunit gamma has translation MGAQLRVYKRRIRSVTATKKITKAMEMIAAARIVKAQRQVAASTPYATELTRAVTAVATGSTTKHPLTTEADAPARAAVLLVTSDRGLAGGYSSNAIKAAERLTERLRGEGKEVVTYVIGRKGVAYYGFRERKIEDSWTGFTDSPTYADAKRAAAPLIEAVTKETAEGGVDELHIVFTEFVSMMTQNPVDNRMLPLSLGAAKEEDGKGEILPLFDFEPSAEDVLDALLPRYVESRIYNALLQAAASEHAARRRAMKSATDNAGELIKSLSRLANAARQAEITQEISEIVGGASALADATAGSDK, from the coding sequence ATGGGCGCTCAGCTTCGCGTTTACAAGCGCCGCATTCGCTCCGTCACCGCCACGAAGAAGATCACCAAGGCGATGGAGATGATCGCCGCAGCGCGCATCGTCAAGGCGCAGCGCCAGGTGGCGGCGTCGACGCCGTACGCGACCGAGCTCACCCGCGCGGTGACCGCGGTGGCGACCGGCTCCACCACCAAGCACCCGCTGACCACCGAGGCAGACGCTCCGGCGCGGGCCGCGGTCCTGCTCGTCACGAGCGACCGCGGTCTGGCCGGCGGTTACTCCTCCAACGCCATCAAGGCCGCGGAGCGACTGACCGAGCGGCTCCGCGGTGAGGGCAAGGAGGTCGTCACGTATGTGATCGGCCGCAAGGGTGTCGCCTACTACGGATTCCGCGAGCGCAAGATCGAGGATTCGTGGACGGGCTTCACCGACAGCCCGACGTACGCGGATGCGAAGCGGGCCGCGGCCCCGCTGATCGAAGCGGTCACCAAGGAGACCGCCGAGGGCGGCGTGGACGAGCTGCACATCGTCTTCACGGAGTTCGTGTCGATGATGACGCAGAACCCGGTGGACAACCGGATGCTGCCGCTCAGCCTCGGCGCCGCGAAGGAGGAGGACGGCAAGGGCGAGATCCTGCCGCTCTTCGACTTCGAGCCGTCGGCGGAGGACGTCCTCGACGCCCTGCTTCCGCGGTACGTCGAGAGCCGGATCTACAACGCGCTGCTGCAGGCCGCTGCTTCCGAGCACGCTGCCCGCCGCCGCGCGATGAAGTCGGCCACCGACAACGCCGGTGAGCTCATCAAGAGCCTCTCCCGGCTTGCCAACGCGGCCCGCCAGGCCGAAATCACCCAGGAAATCAGCGAGATCGTCGGTGGTGCCAGTGCGCTGGCCGACGCGACCGCGGGGAGTGACAAGTAA